The sequence GGCTGGCCCAGATCTTTCCGGGATGCTCACGTGAGAGCAGGGCAAAGGCATAGGCTCCGTCGACCCGTGACAGGGCCCAGGAAATGCCCCGTCGCACGTCGCCGGTCAGCTCCACTCCCTTGGCGATGACATGCACCAGCACCTCGGTGTCGGTCTCGGACAAAAAGACATGGCCTTCGGCCACGAGTTCCGCCTTGAGCTCCGCGTAGTTCTCGATGATCCCGTTATGAACCAAGGCAAATTTTCCATCACCATCCATGTGCGGATGCGCATTACGCTCCACGGGCAAACCGTGGGTGGCCCAGCGGGTATGCCCGACGCCGCAGACCGAGGACGCCGTATCCAGGCCCGCTATTTTCTGGTCCAGCGCCCCGAGCTTGCCCTCGGCGCGAATGACCTTGAGGCCCTGTGGCTCCTCGTAGGCCACTCCGGCCGAATCATAGCCCCGATATTCCAGCCGCCGCAAACCTTCGACAATGGCCGGGATGGCCGGACGGTGCCCCGTGTATCCGATGATTCCGCACATGCTTATTTCTCCAGTTTGAGCCGGGCTTGTTTCCAGAATTCGGGCCAGCCGCGCAGCAGCTCCCGCAGAGCCAAACCGCGATGACTGCGGCTGTTCTTGACCTGCGCGTCCATCTGCGCGGCGGTCATGGCCAGTTCCTCGTCGAAGAATACGGGATCGTATCCGAACCCCGCCCCTCCCTGCGGAGCATGAGCCACCCGGCCATGCCAGGCCCCATGCCCGATCAGCTCCCGGCCGCCTGGGGTGGCCGCAAGCATGACGCAGGCGAAATGGCAGCCGCGCCATGGGTCCACAACGTCCTTCATGGCATCCAGAAGCTTGGCCACATTCTTCTCGTCCGTGGCCCCCTCGCCGCTATACCGGGCGGAATAGACGCCCGGCGCCCCGTGCAGAGCGTCCACAACCAAGCCGGAGTCGTCGGCCACGGCCACCAACCCCGTAGCCCGGGCCACGGCCAGGGCCTTGATGCGGGCGTTGTCCTCGAAGGTCGCGCCGGTCTCGGGTATTTCGCCGATTTCCGGAAAATCATTCAGGCCGAGGACGCGCAGGCCCGGATGCAACTCGGCCAGCAAGGCCGAAAGTTCACGTATCTTACCGGCGTTGCCGGTGGCGAGCACAATGGTGTTCATCTGTATCCGTCACGAAAGGTCATAGAGTTCAAAATGAAATTCGGCCAAATCGGCGTGCAGCATGCGACCGGCCAGACGCAGAGAGCCCGTGGTCAGATACTGCACGGTTTCCGCCGCCTGCAATGCGGCGGCCAGGCATGCGGCCGGAGCCAGGCTGCCCAGGACATGCTCCGCGTCCTTGTCCGAGGGATCGGTCCACATGCTGGAAATGCCCTTCTGCCCAGGCAGTTCACTGCCGACCAACGCCGTCCATCCGGCCACGGCCGCACTCACGACCGGAACCCCGGCCAGACCTGCGGCTTCGTGCAGGGTCAAGCGCGGGGCGATGCCTCCCAGTGCGTCAACGACCACATCAACGCCTGTCAGTACTCCCTGCAGATTGGAGGCGTCCAAGAAAAATTCAAGCGCTTCGACCTTCACCAGCGGACAGGTTGCCCGTGCCCGTTCAGCCCCGGCCCTGGCCTTGTTGCTTCCCAGGTTCCGGGCCGTGGAAAGCAGTTGGCGGTTCAGGTTGCTGTCCTCGAACCCGTCTCCGTCCGCGACCACGATCCTTCCCACTCCGAAGCGGGACAGCAGCTCCAGCACATAACCGCCGAGCCCGCCCGCCCCGGCCAGCAGAACCGTGGCGCTCATGAGCCGATTCTGCTCGGAAATGGACAGGGAGTGCAGATTTTTCAAAAACGGCAGAGGCACGACCCCCTGTTCCATCGCCCCTTTTGCGCCCTGGGGCAGAGTCAACCCGTGATCCCGGCACAGCTGGCGCAGTTCTTCAAGACCGACAGTCCGAACCCGGCGCGAGGCGTTCTCCGAGGCCAAAGCCTCCAACGCGGCTCGAAAATCCCTCATCCGCCACCTACCGCCGGAAAAATACCCACCTGGTCTCCGTCGGCCAGCGCCGCCTCCAAGCTGCTGTTCCTGCTGTTGACAAAAACAAGTTTGATGTCGCCGGCTTCAAGTCCAAGAAGCGGAAGCATGGCCTCTACCACGGCTCCCTCTTGCAGATCGACAAAGCCGTCCGGCGGGGTATGATCGGCAAGGGTAGCAAAACATTTGACGCGCACACGCATAACGGTCCCCCTGACAAACGGTCAATAAATGCGACGGTTCCGTTTCCTATAAGAAGAAGCATCTTTTATGACGCAAGCCCCAGGAGTCAACACATTTAAGCCGTTGCCGCGCTAAAAGACTCCGGCCGGCCTCACTCCAGGATGATTTCGACCTTCTGCCCCGGCACATTGCCCTTGAGCTCGGTCAAAAGCCCGCGAATGGTTCCCGTGACCAGCCGATCCAGAAAGGGATTCAGCGCCAGACGCCGGCCACCCACTTTAACACAGAGCTTGGCATGCATGGCCACGCAGAAATCCGCGTCGGCCTCGCCGGTCACGATTTCCCGCGCCAGGGCCAGGCAGGACTCCCGGCCGCAGGCCCCGCAATCAAGACCGGGCAATGAGAAGGCCTTGTTTTCCGCCAGCGTGGCCAACTCCGCGACGGAATCGGCCTTCCGCACTCCGGGCAATGCCCGCGGCCCCCAGGTTGCCAGCGCCAGCCCGTTGCCGAGCATCGACTCGTCCTCGCCGGAGCCAAGGGCCACGATCCGCGGCAGCCAGGTCAGCGACTTGCCGCCTTCGACCAACACTATCTCCGCATCCAACAGAGGAAATATATCTTGCAGTTGCCGCGCCGAGTTCCAAAGCAAGGTCGTTGTTTTGGGACCGATTCCGGCAACGCTGACGCACTCCTGCGCGAAACGGGATGTATCCGTTCCATCAAGATCCAGCCCGTGATGGGTAAACTTGACCGCCGCCACTTTACGACCCCGCGCAGTCAATTCACGGGCAAGCTCGAGCACAAGAGTGGTCTTGCCTGATTTCTTGAAACCCACCACTGAAACAGCCTTGAACATTGATCCTCCGTCTTTGACAATCCTTCGTTCATCAATTAACCAATTCAATTTTCCCATGCGCATCGCCGCAAGTCCCGCCCCACCGCAAACGGAGCCTGACTCAAGGCGCGCATCCCCCATCCCATTCGTCAAGGACAGATATTTTCTATGTCTAAAATTCAGAAAATTAAAGGCTTTTCTGACCTCTTCAGCCCGGAAAGCACGGTTCACACCCTGATGGAGAACCTGGCCCGCCAGGT is a genomic window of Desulfomicrobium baculatum DSM 4028 containing:
- a CDS encoding MoaD/ThiS family protein; its protein translation is MRVRVKCFATLADHTPPDGFVDLQEGAVVEAMLPLLGLEAGDIKLVFVNSRNSSLEAALADGDQVGIFPAVGGG
- a CDS encoding HesA/MoeB/ThiF family protein, which translates into the protein MRDFRAALEALASENASRRVRTVGLEELRQLCRDHGLTLPQGAKGAMEQGVVPLPFLKNLHSLSISEQNRLMSATVLLAGAGGLGGYVLELLSRFGVGRIVVADGDGFEDSNLNRQLLSTARNLGSNKARAGAERARATCPLVKVEALEFFLDASNLQGVLTGVDVVVDALGGIAPRLTLHEAAGLAGVPVVSAAVAGWTALVGSELPGQKGISSMWTDPSDKDAEHVLGSLAPAACLAAALQAAETVQYLTTGSLRLAGRMLHADLAEFHFELYDLS
- a CDS encoding molybdopterin-guanine dinucleotide biosynthesis protein MobB, with the translated sequence MFKAVSVVGFKKSGKTTLVLELARELTARGRKVAAVKFTHHGLDLDGTDTSRFAQECVSVAGIGPKTTTLLWNSARQLQDIFPLLDAEIVLVEGGKSLTWLPRIVALGSGEDESMLGNGLALATWGPRALPGVRKADSVAELATLAENKAFSLPGLDCGACGRESCLALAREIVTGEADADFCVAMHAKLCVKVGGRRLALNPFLDRLVTGTIRGLLTELKGNVPGQKVEIILE
- the rdgB gene encoding RdgB/HAM1 family non-canonical purine NTP pyrophosphatase, whose translation is MNTIVLATGNAGKIRELSALLAELHPGLRVLGLNDFPEIGEIPETGATFEDNARIKALAVARATGLVAVADDSGLVVDALHGAPGVYSARYSGEGATDEKNVAKLLDAMKDVVDPWRGCHFACVMLAATPGGRELIGHGAWHGRVAHAPQGGAGFGYDPVFFDEELAMTAAQMDAQVKNSRSHRGLALRELLRGWPEFWKQARLKLEK